One Candidatus Methylomirabilota bacterium genomic window carries:
- a CDS encoding ABC transporter permease: MRSRPRRRRIPANLIAGSIVLGAIVALAVLGPYIAPYPYDEIHARDRLKAPGATYWLGTDDLGRDVLSRTLDGSRLSLFIGLAATLVNLAFGVPLGLIAGHFRGRVDELIMRSLDVIVAFPPVIFVMLILTVTPPALWKTTVTIGCLFTPGLARITRSVVLDLRGQEFIQAAQARGETAWYIVLHELLPNAWPPIIVEASLRVTFAILVGAVLSFLGLGVRPPAADWGLMISEARSFLDQAPWIALVPGAAMCITVVAVNLVGDGLRELLDPKGRGRR, from the coding sequence GTGCGAAGCCGGCCACGACGGCGGCGGATCCCGGCGAACCTGATCGCCGGCTCCATCGTCCTGGGGGCGATCGTGGCCCTGGCCGTCCTGGGACCGTACATCGCGCCGTACCCCTACGACGAGATCCATGCCCGGGATCGCCTGAAGGCCCCGGGCGCCACGTACTGGCTCGGGACGGACGATTTGGGCCGGGACGTCTTGAGCCGGACGCTGGACGGGAGCCGGCTGTCCCTGTTCATCGGTCTGGCCGCCACCCTGGTGAACCTGGCCTTCGGTGTCCCGCTGGGGCTGATCGCCGGGCACTTCCGGGGCCGGGTCGACGAGCTCATCATGCGGTCCCTCGACGTCATCGTGGCGTTCCCGCCGGTGATCTTCGTCATGCTGATCCTGACCGTCACTCCGCCCGCGCTCTGGAAGACCACCGTCACCATTGGATGCCTGTTCACGCCGGGACTGGCCCGGATCACGCGGAGCGTGGTGCTCGACCTGCGCGGACAGGAGTTCATCCAGGCCGCGCAGGCCCGCGGCGAGACCGCCTGGTACATCGTGCTCCACGAGCTCCTGCCCAACGCCTGGCCGCCCATCATCGTCGAGGCGAGCCTCCGCGTGACCTTCGCCATCCTGGTCGGGGCGGTGCTGAGCTTCCTCGGGCTCGGCGTGCGGCCGCCGGCCGCGGACTGGGGCCTCATGATCAGCGAGGCGCGGTCGTTCCTCGATCAGGCTCCCTGGATCGCGCTGGTGCCGGGGGCGGCCATGTGCATCACGGTCGTGGCGGTGAACCTCGTGGGGGACGGCCTGCGGGAGCTCTTGGATCCCAAGGGCCGGGGGCGGCGCTAG